The Candidatus Sulfotelmatobacter sp. nucleotide sequence CGCCTTCCCCAGTCTCTCCACGCTCGCCGGCCTGTGGCGCGTGATGGGCCTCGGTTCGCGGTTGGCTCTCATCCCGATGCTGCTGCTGTCGCTGATCCCCCTCGCGCGCAGGGAAACGCGCCGCATCGCGATTCTCTTCTGGATTCTGCTGCTGGTTTCGCCTCTCGCCACGCGCACCTGGGTGGTGATCCTGCCGCGCGAAGGACTCTTCATCCTGCCGTTGTGGCTGCTGCTCGTGGCGTATGGCCTCGAATCGCTTCCGTGGGCGCCGGTGCGCGTCCTCATCGCTCTCGCGCTGGTGGCGTTCGCGGCCAAGGGTGCGCTCCATCCGTCGCGCTATCCCGAAGCCGTGTTCACCGGCAAGGCCGGCCAGTTCCTCGCGGCGCGCGCCCACGCCGGCGATCTCGTGGTGCACGCCGAGCCACACTCACTGCTCTACTTCGGCTACTACCATCCCGAGTACCACAATCGCCTGCTGATGGCGCCGGGCGACCACGTGCCGTTCTTCGAGGGCGGGCTCGGCATACCCGAGAGCCTCTACATCACACCCGATCGGTTCCGAGAGGAACGCATTGCGCGCGGCCGGTGGTGGGGCGTGTGGGCGGACCGCGCGATCGCGAGCAAGGGCGTGGTATGGCGCGCCGGCGGATCGTTCGCCGACACCATTCGTGTCGCCGCGGGTGGCGACAGCCTCTGGCACCAGGGCGTGGTGACGGTGTTCGGCGCAGGAGCCGCAACCGCGAAGTAGTGCCCGGCGCGGCGGGCGCTCGATCCTGCGCTATGATCGTTCGCCATGTCGCTCGCCACCGGAACCCGCATCGGCCCCTATGAAGTGCTCGCGCCGCTCGGGAGCGGCGGCATGGGCGAGGTGTTTCGCGCGCGCGACACGCGGCTCGGGCGCGACGTCGCGCTCAAGACGCTCTCCCCCACGTTCGCGCAGGATCC carries:
- a CDS encoding glycosyltransferase family 39 protein; its protein translation is MTPPEALRSAERASPTAAIPAPRPWQWAAFGVILLLAAGLRFYFAFTTPAWFAEIYIINVCRLPLARLLRLVAADIHPPLQFVMRWVWTHWGGSGAIWHKTFSIVFALGAIALTFAIGRRWLSIRAALLACLLLALHQVHIQYSQEIEEYSLEWFLVLAMVGFAWQWMRTRHALAAYGYVLAAALGLWNHYETFTVWMAVVVPIFVMIGPDWPKSGRWLLINLAVFALFAPLLPNLSAQLARESGGRFFAFPSLSTLAGLWRVMGLGSRLALIPMLLLSLIPLARRETRRIAILFWILLLVSPLATRTWVVILPREGLFILPLWLLLVAYGLESLPWAPVRVLIALALVAFAAKGALHPSRYPEAVFTGKAGQFLAARAHAGDLVVHAEPHSLLYFGYYHPEYHNRLLMAPGDHVPFFEGGLGIPESLYITPDRFREERIARGRWWGVWADRAIASKGVVWRAGGSFADTIRVAAGGDSLWHQGVVTVFGAGAATAK